A stretch of Nonomuraea africana DNA encodes these proteins:
- a CDS encoding MFS transporter, which produces MNPRRVLTLAQLTSSIGDGAYIVTSTLYFTRVVGLSPLEIGLGLTIGWALGTIAGVPLGNLADRRGPRGVAVLLAVATGAGVGSFLVVRSFPLFVLAVCLYASAQSGLAAAQQALLAGLVPPAERTRVRAVLQSTLNAGIAVGAGLGALALHFDTPTAYLTVFAVDMASYLVAAGVLALVPAVAGVPAVKGEPRLAVLRDRPYAVITLLNTVMLLYRPLISLVLPLWIVQRTDAPAWTVSAVLVLNTVCVVLFQVRVARRVRDLASASRFVRLSGLVLFASCLVFSQGHTVFLLLAAALLLVLGEMMLSSGAWEISFGLAPAGKQGQYQGFFGTGTAIARMAGPVLLTSLVIGWGTPGWVVLGAMFAAAGAAMAPAVRWGLLEAAKAQAVGDHEDAGEGHRGTGDHRVEQPERG; this is translated from the coding sequence ATGAACCCGCGCCGCGTTCTCACTCTGGCCCAGCTCACCAGCTCGATCGGTGACGGCGCCTACATCGTCACCTCGACTCTGTACTTCACCAGAGTCGTCGGCCTGTCGCCGTTGGAGATCGGCCTCGGCCTGACCATCGGCTGGGCCCTCGGCACCATCGCGGGGGTGCCGCTCGGAAACCTGGCCGACCGGCGGGGGCCGCGCGGCGTCGCGGTGCTGCTGGCCGTGGCGACGGGCGCAGGGGTCGGCTCGTTCCTCGTGGTGCGGTCCTTCCCGCTGTTCGTGCTGGCCGTCTGTCTCTACGCCAGCGCGCAGAGCGGGCTGGCGGCCGCCCAGCAGGCGCTGCTCGCGGGGCTGGTGCCACCCGCCGAACGCACCAGAGTGCGGGCGGTGCTGCAGTCCACGCTCAACGCGGGGATCGCGGTGGGCGCCGGGCTCGGCGCCCTGGCGCTGCACTTCGACACCCCCACGGCCTACCTCACGGTCTTCGCGGTGGACATGGCGAGCTACCTGGTCGCGGCGGGAGTGCTCGCGCTGGTGCCCGCCGTGGCGGGGGTGCCGGCGGTGAAGGGGGAGCCGCGCCTCGCGGTGCTCAGGGACCGGCCCTACGCCGTGATCACCCTGCTCAACACGGTCATGCTGCTCTACCGGCCGCTGATCAGCCTCGTGCTCCCGCTGTGGATCGTCCAGCGGACCGACGCGCCCGCCTGGACCGTCTCCGCCGTGCTGGTCCTCAACACCGTGTGCGTCGTGCTGTTCCAGGTGCGCGTCGCCCGCAGGGTCCGCGACCTCGCCTCCGCCTCCCGGTTCGTCCGGCTGTCGGGCCTGGTGCTCTTCGCCTCGTGCCTGGTCTTCTCGCAGGGGCACACCGTCTTCCTCCTGCTGGCGGCGGCGCTGCTCCTGGTGCTGGGGGAGATGATGCTCTCCTCGGGCGCCTGGGAGATCAGCTTCGGCCTGGCCCCCGCCGGCAAGCAGGGGCAGTACCAGGGCTTCTTCGGCACCGGCACGGCGATCGCCAGAATGGCGGGCCCGGTGCTGCTCACCAGCCTGGTCATCGGCTGGGGCACACCGGGCTGGGTGGTGCTTGGGGCGATGTTCGCGGCGGCCGGCGCCGCGATGGCGCCGGCCGTCCGCTGGGGCCTACTTGAAGCCGCGAAGGCGCAGGCTGTTGGTGACCACGAAGACGCTGGAGAAGGCCATCGCGGCACCGGCGATCATCGGGTTGAGCAGCCCGAGCGCGGCTAG
- a CDS encoding MFS transporter, with the protein MAGDLGLLRDQRFALLFSARTVSVLGSSFAPVALAFGILELPGATATTLSVVLTAEAVPMVVFMLIGGVIADRLPRNRVMVAADAMSAVAFSALGAMLLTHWTPLPALVVVAAISGIAVAIMWPALAGIVPDVVPPERLQTGNALLGLGANSARVLGLVLSGATVALIGGGWALVVSGVMFATGAGLIALLRLKPNERLAEKRHSVLADLRDGWREFISRQWLWVVVAQFSVLVMAMQAAHGVLGPLLAKQSLGGAPAWSAVLAGEAVGMIGGVVVAMRLRPKRPIFLGTLLTLPTALPYLLLGVGAPLWTVVLGAVVMGVSMDVFGVLWQTTMQREIPAESLSRVSSYDALGSLMFGPIGLLVAGPVAVVIGPGPALVGCAVIVVVCGLAALLSPGVRGLTSR; encoded by the coding sequence ATGGCGGGGGATCTCGGCCTGCTTCGCGACCAGCGTTTCGCGTTGCTGTTCTCGGCCAGGACCGTCTCGGTCCTCGGCAGTTCCTTCGCGCCCGTCGCGCTGGCCTTCGGCATCCTCGAGCTGCCCGGCGCCACGGCCACGACGCTGTCGGTCGTGCTGACCGCCGAGGCGGTGCCGATGGTGGTGTTCATGCTGATCGGCGGTGTGATCGCGGACCGGCTGCCGAGGAACAGGGTGATGGTCGCGGCGGACGCGATGAGCGCGGTGGCCTTCTCCGCTCTCGGGGCGATGCTGCTGACCCACTGGACGCCACTGCCCGCGCTGGTGGTCGTCGCCGCGATCAGCGGCATCGCGGTGGCGATCATGTGGCCCGCGCTGGCCGGCATCGTCCCGGACGTCGTGCCGCCCGAGCGCCTGCAGACCGGCAACGCGCTGCTCGGCCTCGGCGCCAACTCGGCCAGGGTGCTGGGACTGGTGCTGAGCGGGGCGACCGTGGCGCTCATCGGCGGCGGCTGGGCGCTGGTCGTCAGCGGCGTGATGTTCGCCACCGGCGCCGGGCTCATCGCGCTGCTGCGGCTGAAGCCGAACGAACGGCTGGCGGAGAAGCGGCATTCGGTGCTGGCCGACCTGCGCGACGGCTGGAGGGAGTTCATCTCCCGTCAGTGGCTGTGGGTGGTCGTCGCCCAGTTCTCCGTGTTGGTGATGGCCATGCAGGCGGCGCACGGCGTGCTCGGCCCGCTGCTGGCCAAGCAGAGCCTCGGCGGGGCGCCCGCGTGGTCGGCCGTGCTGGCGGGAGAGGCGGTCGGGATGATCGGCGGGGTGGTGGTCGCGATGCGGCTGCGGCCCAAGCGGCCGATCTTCCTCGGGACGCTGCTGACGCTGCCCACCGCGCTGCCGTACCTGCTGCTGGGGGTGGGCGCGCCGTTGTGGACGGTGGTGCTCGGCGCGGTGGTCATGGGCGTCAGCATGGACGTCTTCGGGGTGCTGTGGCAGACCACGATGCAGCGGGAGATCCCGGCCGAGTCGCTGTCGCGGGTCAGCTCCTACGACGCGCTGGGATCGCTGATGTTCGGCCCGATCGGCCTGCTGGTGGCGGGCCCCGTCGCCGTCGTGATCGGTCCCGGGCCCGCGCTGGTCGGCTGCGCGGTGATCGTGGTGGTCTGCGGGCTGGCCGCGCTGCTGTCGCCGGGGGTGCGCGGCCTCACCTCCCGCTGA
- a CDS encoding DUF5682 family protein, whose product MSPFDPLREQLASAAAAFGAGLVDDVEQALQAELEIFPVCHHSPASALAMARRLREKQPKVIYLELCEDLRPVLDELRNCRLPVALQAFATEIDGFPAEWAPLSVIAPITESSAEYQAIAYALDTPGVEIVLVDRSVDHVFQWSPRERGEAVGVEIGDLRPRFAELEEHLLHHGKVRHWSEWWDQYVEQPLVGADYDTYRQVMVLIGSLFRRLRPEGNEMDEDRERYMWTRMREHLAATGADPDTCLYVCGAFHAASPVMGEHLDITPRTATRWLYGLIPSSHSAIEEQFGLAPGSVSIAAATWSKAVKRGGVTPYQLGSKSKGRALPPPAPLEKDDRLSGFLAQPPSLDGFDEAELLGWCVDIVRLARRNGYLASTADAIAVYETSILLAGMRGRKRPTPYDFQDAAVTCIEKDVVPGRRDVRRLCEIMLGGDRIGQVGYDSLPPLARDVLDRLEPLGLDLQKRTLSRALMNLDLDPELAPCSDLLWMLRYLLPDGAVKPIMGSRRLGERSIQESWDLWLGKHQRELIELGYEGVTIEQVMEQRLRRAAWDPKATAAVVLGAVEDSILFLGSRRFTDELGARAVELLSAERTVDDAPEVLRRIRRLLAHYRSAGDGLPSWCEAFVTAGYAHYCTLLPTAFVDEETGVRQVGAMLGFLFTMESLAISLGCDRAQLEIAVRQSHPEAPAKVALVWAAQFQLGLLTMAELRSLCDDLLNNPLVVPSVPLYITGFVQALEPAPVLTPFVVEVLSGAFGRLPDDVLLPWLPNLITTLRKEAPELVPTLVREAGLTFPASLAAVDAWVPPWSATRAGKSATAAAPVAAGPVTDLLAAHPAATDAVAALLGCAGEWQSGGAEPRGPEHVEIAALLKAHPETADAVAALL is encoded by the coding sequence ATGAGCCCTTTCGACCCGCTGCGCGAGCAGCTCGCGAGCGCGGCGGCGGCCTTCGGCGCCGGCCTGGTCGACGACGTGGAGCAGGCGCTCCAGGCCGAGCTGGAGATCTTCCCCGTCTGCCACCACTCGCCCGCCTCCGCGCTCGCGATGGCCCGCAGGCTGAGGGAGAAGCAGCCCAAGGTCATCTACCTGGAGCTGTGCGAAGACCTGCGGCCCGTCCTCGACGAGCTGCGCAACTGCCGCCTGCCCGTGGCGCTGCAGGCCTTCGCCACCGAGATCGACGGCTTCCCCGCCGAATGGGCGCCGCTGAGCGTGATCGCGCCGATCACCGAGTCGTCGGCGGAGTACCAGGCCATCGCCTACGCCCTCGACACGCCCGGCGTCGAGATCGTGCTCGTGGACCGCTCGGTCGACCATGTCTTCCAGTGGTCGCCGCGCGAGCGGGGCGAGGCCGTCGGCGTCGAGATCGGCGACCTGCGCCCGCGCTTCGCCGAGCTGGAGGAGCACCTGCTCCACCACGGCAAGGTGCGTCACTGGTCGGAGTGGTGGGACCAGTACGTCGAGCAGCCCCTCGTCGGCGCCGACTACGACACCTACCGCCAGGTCATGGTGCTGATCGGCAGCCTGTTCAGGCGCCTGCGGCCCGAGGGCAACGAGATGGACGAGGACCGCGAGCGCTACATGTGGACGCGCATGCGCGAGCACCTCGCCGCCACCGGCGCCGACCCCGACACCTGCCTCTACGTGTGCGGCGCCTTCCACGCCGCCAGCCCCGTGATGGGCGAGCACCTCGACATCACCCCCCGTACGGCGACCCGCTGGCTCTACGGCCTCATTCCCTCCAGCCACTCGGCGATCGAGGAGCAGTTCGGCCTGGCGCCGGGCTCGGTCTCGATCGCCGCGGCGACCTGGAGCAAGGCGGTCAAGCGCGGCGGCGTCACGCCGTACCAGCTGGGGAGCAAGAGCAAGGGCCGCGCCCTGCCGCCGCCCGCGCCCCTCGAGAAGGACGACAGGCTGTCGGGCTTCCTGGCCCAGCCGCCCTCTCTCGACGGCTTCGACGAGGCCGAGCTGCTCGGCTGGTGCGTCGACATCGTCAGGCTGGCCCGCCGCAACGGCTACCTGGCCAGCACGGCCGACGCCATCGCGGTCTACGAGACCTCCATCCTGCTGGCGGGGATGCGGGGCAGGAAGCGGCCCACGCCGTACGACTTCCAGGACGCCGCGGTCACCTGCATCGAGAAGGACGTCGTGCCGGGCAGGCGCGACGTGCGCCGCCTGTGCGAGATCATGCTGGGCGGCGACCGGATCGGCCAGGTCGGCTACGACTCGCTGCCGCCGCTGGCCCGCGACGTGCTCGACCGCCTGGAGCCGCTCGGGCTCGACCTGCAGAAGCGCACCCTGTCCAGGGCGCTGATGAACCTCGACCTCGACCCCGAGCTGGCGCCCTGCTCCGACCTGCTGTGGATGCTGCGCTACCTGCTGCCCGACGGGGCGGTGAAGCCCATCATGGGCTCGCGCAGGCTGGGGGAGCGGTCGATCCAGGAGAGCTGGGACCTGTGGCTCGGCAAGCACCAGCGTGAGCTGATCGAGCTCGGCTACGAGGGCGTGACCATCGAGCAGGTTATGGAGCAGCGGCTGCGCCGCGCCGCGTGGGACCCGAAGGCCACGGCCGCCGTGGTGCTCGGCGCGGTGGAGGACTCCATCCTGTTCCTCGGCAGCCGCAGATTCACCGACGAGCTCGGGGCACGGGCGGTGGAGCTGCTGTCGGCCGAGCGGACCGTCGACGACGCGCCCGAGGTGCTGCGCAGGATCAGGCGGCTGCTTGCGCACTACCGGTCGGCCGGCGACGGGCTGCCGAGCTGGTGCGAGGCGTTCGTCACGGCGGGCTACGCGCACTACTGCACGCTCCTGCCGACGGCCTTCGTCGACGAGGAGACGGGCGTCCGCCAGGTGGGCGCGATGCTCGGCTTCCTGTTCACCATGGAGAGCCTGGCGATCTCGCTCGGCTGCGACCGGGCCCAGCTCGAGATCGCGGTACGGCAGTCGCATCCCGAGGCGCCCGCGAAGGTGGCGCTGGTGTGGGCGGCGCAGTTCCAGCTCGGCCTGCTGACCATGGCGGAGCTGCGGTCGCTCTGCGACGACCTGCTGAACAACCCGCTCGTCGTGCCCTCGGTGCCGCTCTACATCACCGGCTTCGTCCAGGCGCTCGAGCCGGCTCCCGTGCTGACGCCGTTCGTGGTGGAGGTCCTGTCGGGTGCCTTCGGCAGGCTGCCCGACGACGTGCTGCTGCCCTGGCTGCCGAACCTCATCACGACGCTCCGCAAGGAGGCCCCCGAGCTGGTGCCCACGCTGGTGCGCGAGGCGGGTCTGACCTTCCCCGCGAGCCTGGCCGCCGTCGACGCCTGGGTGCCGCCGTGGTCGGCCACGCGGGCAGGGAAGAGCGCGACGGCCGCGGCTCCCGTGGCGGCGGGTCCCGTCACCGACCTGCTGGCGGCCCATCCCGCGGCGACCGACGCCGTCGCGGCGCTCCTCGGCTGCGCGGGCGAGTGGCAGAGCGGCGGCGCGGAGCCCCGCGGCCCGGAGCACGTCGAGATCGCCGCCCTGCTGAAGGCGCATCCCGAGACAGCCGACGCCGTCGCGGCCCTGCTCTAG
- a CDS encoding heavy-metal-associated domain-containing protein: MSTATYTVKGMTCGHCVSSVKEEVGEVAGVTGVEVDLASGLLTVESGSPVETAQIVAAVEAAGYEVANQS, translated from the coding sequence ATGAGCACCGCCACCTACACCGTCAAGGGCATGACCTGCGGCCACTGCGTCAGCTCGGTCAAGGAGGAGGTCGGCGAGGTCGCCGGTGTCACCGGCGTCGAGGTCGACCTGGCCAGCGGACTGCTGACGGTCGAGAGCGGCAGCCCGGTCGAGACCGCCCAGATCGTGGCCGCGGTCGAGGCCGCCGGATACGAAGTGGCGAACCAGTCGTGA
- a CDS encoding metal-sensitive transcriptional regulator → MAGYTGTKQDHLRRLRRIEGQARGLQRMVEDDKYCIDILTQVSAATSALQSFALSLLEEHLAHCVAEATLKGGPEAEAKVKEATDAIARLVRS, encoded by the coding sequence ATGGCGGGATACACCGGCACCAAGCAAGACCACCTCCGGCGGCTGCGCCGGATCGAGGGCCAGGCGAGAGGCCTTCAGCGCATGGTGGAGGACGACAAGTACTGCATCGACATTCTCACCCAGGTGTCGGCCGCCACGAGTGCCCTCCAGTCCTTCGCCCTCTCCCTGCTCGAAGAGCACCTGGCGCACTGCGTCGCCGAGGCCACCCTGAAGGGCGGCCCCGAGGCCGAGGCGAAGGTCAAGGAAGCCACCGACGCGATCGCCCGGCTCGTCCGTTCCTGA
- a CDS encoding PLP-dependent aminotransferase family protein — MDFHISLAGRADLAAQIYRQLRDAILDGRLRKGERLPPTRELARSLDVARNTVAVAYERLTADGFLEGRAGAGTFVSAPVRPALRRRAPQGGVRPRRIWTEIPPITSGGAPAFDFRVGLPDLALFPLETWRRLVSRELRVRAAGYLPPEGHEGLRVAIARYFVLSRSIRAALDDVIVTQGAQQALDLVGRVLIEPGDCVAVEEPGYPPARRLFRSLGARVAGVPVDAEGLDVTAIPRTARLVYVTPSHQFPLGTPMSLARRTALLAWARQRDAVVIEDDYDSEFRFEDRPLEPLQSLDRSGRVVYVGSFSKTLAPMLRLGFLIAPASLQPALRVAKQLTDWHSETTAQAALARFIDEGLLARHVRKATRQYAARHALIAGFLREHLDLVPSAAGLHLCAKGEVDPARAPEVAVESLASYYAGPPEQGVVLGYGAIPLERIDEGLRRLIPALRVRRLSL; from the coding sequence ATGGACTTCCACATCAGCCTCGCGGGCAGAGCTGACCTGGCCGCGCAGATCTATCGGCAGCTTCGCGACGCCATTCTGGACGGACGGCTCAGGAAGGGCGAGCGGCTGCCGCCCACGCGCGAGCTGGCCCGCAGCCTCGACGTCGCCCGCAACACCGTGGCCGTCGCCTACGAACGCCTGACGGCCGACGGCTTCCTGGAGGGCAGGGCGGGCGCGGGCACGTTCGTCAGCGCGCCGGTCAGGCCCGCCCTGCGGCGCAGGGCGCCGCAGGGCGGCGTGCGGCCGCGCCGGATCTGGACCGAGATCCCGCCGATCACGTCGGGGGGCGCGCCCGCGTTCGACTTCAGAGTGGGGCTGCCCGACCTCGCCCTGTTCCCGCTGGAGACCTGGCGGCGGTTGGTCAGCCGCGAGCTGCGGGTGCGGGCGGCCGGGTACCTCCCTCCCGAGGGTCACGAAGGGCTGCGCGTCGCCATCGCCCGCTATTTCGTCCTCTCGCGTTCGATCAGGGCGGCGCTCGACGACGTGATCGTCACGCAGGGTGCCCAGCAGGCGCTCGACCTGGTCGGCAGGGTGCTGATCGAGCCCGGTGACTGCGTCGCGGTGGAGGAGCCGGGCTATCCACCCGCGCGACGGCTGTTCCGCTCGCTCGGCGCGCGCGTGGCGGGGGTGCCCGTCGACGCCGAGGGCCTGGACGTCACGGCCATCCCGCGCACGGCGCGCCTGGTCTACGTCACGCCCTCGCACCAGTTCCCCCTCGGCACGCCGATGTCGCTGGCCCGCCGTACGGCGTTGCTGGCCTGGGCACGGCAGCGGGACGCCGTGGTGATCGAGGACGACTACGACAGCGAGTTCCGCTTCGAGGACCGCCCGCTGGAGCCGTTGCAGAGCCTGGACCGCAGCGGCAGGGTCGTCTACGTCGGCTCCTTCTCCAAGACCCTCGCCCCGATGCTGCGCCTCGGCTTCCTCATCGCCCCCGCCTCGCTGCAGCCCGCGCTGCGCGTCGCCAAGCAGCTGACCGACTGGCACAGCGAGACGACCGCGCAGGCGGCCCTGGCCAGGTTCATCGACGAGGGGTTGCTGGCCAGGCACGTGCGCAAGGCGACCAGGCAGTACGCCGCCAGGCACGCGCTGATCGCCGGGTTCCTGCGCGAGCACCTCGACCTGGTGCCCTCGGCGGCCGGCCTGCACCTGTGCGCGAAGGGCGAGGTGGACCCGGCTCGCGCGCCGGAGGTCGCGGTCGAGAGCCTGGCGAGCTACTACGCGGGGCCACCCGAACAGGGCGTGGTGCTAGGCTACGGCGCCATCCCGCTGGAGCGGATCGACGAGGGACTGCGGCGGCTCATCCCCGCGCTCCGGGTGAGACGATTGTCCCTTTGA
- a CDS encoding heavy metal translocating P-type ATPase: MSPLTDDKPQGAVELSIGGMTCASCANRIERKLNKLEGVTATVNYATEKARVTFPEGIDPQQLIATVESAGYTAELPKPPQAEGEPQEPADELRPLRNRLVTSLVLAVPVIAMAMIPALQFTNWQWLSLTLAAPVVVYAGWPFHKAAWTNLRHGAATMDTLVSIGTIAAFAWSLWALFFGTAGTPGMTHPFEFTIARTDGSGNIYLEAAAGVTAFILAGRYFEARSKRKAGSALRALLELGAKDVELADGRRIPTDQLKVGDRFVVRPGEKIATDGVVDEGSSAVDASMLTGESVPVEVRPGDAVTGATVNAGGRLIVRATRVGADTQLAQMAKLVEDAQTGKAEVQRLADRISGIFVPIVIALAIGTLGFWLGTGGGAGAAFTAAVAVLIIACPCALGLATPTALLVGTGRGAQLGILIKGPEVLESTRKIDTVVLDKTGTVTEGRMTLTAVHLAEGEDREEVLRLAGALEHASEHPIAQAIARAAERRTEPESGSLRDQRGFEESATINTASKATVEDFANVEGLGVQGVVDGHAVLVGRPRLLAEWSQHLPEELTEALESEQAAGRTAVAVGWDGRARAVLVVADVIKPTSKEAIQQLRALGLTPMLLTGDNEKVARSVAAEVGIDEVIAEVLPADKVDVVKRLQAEGKSVAMVGDGVNDAAALAQADLGLAMGTGTDAAIEASDLTLVRGDLRVAADAIRLSRRTLATIKGNLFWAFAYNVAALPLAALGLLNPMIAGAAMAFSSVFVVTNSLRLRGFK, encoded by the coding sequence ATGTCTCCCCTCACCGACGACAAGCCCCAAGGCGCCGTCGAACTATCGATCGGCGGCATGACCTGCGCGTCCTGCGCCAACCGGATCGAGCGCAAGCTGAACAAGCTCGAGGGCGTGACCGCGACGGTCAACTACGCGACGGAGAAGGCGAGGGTCACCTTTCCCGAGGGAATCGACCCGCAGCAGCTGATCGCCACCGTGGAGTCGGCGGGCTACACCGCCGAGCTGCCCAAGCCGCCTCAGGCGGAGGGCGAGCCGCAGGAGCCCGCGGACGAGCTGAGGCCGCTGCGCAACCGGCTGGTCACCTCGCTGGTGCTGGCCGTGCCGGTGATCGCGATGGCGATGATCCCGGCGCTGCAGTTCACCAACTGGCAGTGGCTGTCGCTGACGCTGGCCGCGCCGGTCGTGGTCTACGCGGGCTGGCCGTTCCACAAGGCCGCCTGGACGAACCTGCGCCACGGCGCGGCGACCATGGACACGCTGGTCTCCATCGGCACCATCGCCGCCTTCGCCTGGTCCCTCTGGGCCCTGTTCTTCGGTACGGCCGGCACCCCCGGCATGACGCACCCCTTCGAGTTCACGATCGCCAGGACCGACGGCTCGGGCAACATCTACCTCGAGGCCGCGGCGGGCGTGACGGCGTTCATCCTGGCGGGGCGGTACTTCGAGGCCAGGTCCAAGCGCAAGGCGGGCTCCGCGCTGCGGGCCCTGCTGGAGCTGGGCGCCAAGGATGTCGAGCTGGCCGACGGCCGGCGCATCCCCACCGACCAGCTCAAGGTCGGCGACAGGTTCGTGGTGCGTCCGGGCGAGAAGATCGCCACGGACGGCGTGGTCGACGAGGGCAGCAGCGCGGTCGACGCCTCGATGCTGACCGGCGAGTCGGTCCCGGTGGAGGTCCGCCCCGGCGACGCGGTGACCGGAGCCACGGTCAACGCGGGCGGCAGGCTGATCGTCCGCGCCACCAGGGTCGGCGCCGACACCCAGCTGGCCCAGATGGCCAAGCTGGTGGAGGACGCGCAGACCGGTAAGGCCGAGGTCCAGCGGCTGGCCGACCGGATCTCCGGCATCTTCGTCCCGATCGTGATCGCGCTGGCCATCGGCACGCTCGGCTTCTGGCTGGGCACCGGCGGCGGGGCCGGCGCGGCCTTCACCGCCGCGGTGGCGGTGCTGATCATCGCCTGCCCCTGCGCGCTGGGCCTGGCCACGCCGACCGCGCTGCTGGTCGGCACCGGCAGGGGCGCCCAGCTGGGCATTCTGATCAAGGGTCCTGAGGTGCTCGAGTCGACCAGGAAGATCGACACGGTCGTCCTGGACAAGACCGGCACGGTCACCGAGGGCAGGATGACGCTGACCGCCGTCCACCTGGCCGAGGGCGAGGACCGCGAAGAGGTGCTGCGCCTCGCCGGAGCGCTGGAGCACGCCTCCGAGCACCCGATCGCGCAGGCCATCGCTCGCGCCGCGGAGCGACGAACCGAACCCGAGAGCGGCAGCTTGCGTGACCAGCGAGGGTTCGAAGAGAGTGCGACCATCAACACAGCCTCCAAGGCGACGGTCGAGGACTTCGCCAACGTCGAGGGTCTCGGCGTCCAGGGCGTCGTCGACGGGCATGCGGTGCTCGTGGGCCGGCCGAGGCTGCTGGCCGAGTGGTCGCAGCACCTGCCCGAGGAACTGACCGAGGCGCTGGAGAGCGAGCAGGCGGCGGGCCGTACCGCGGTGGCGGTCGGCTGGGACGGCAGGGCGCGCGCCGTCCTCGTGGTGGCCGACGTCATCAAGCCGACCTCCAAGGAGGCGATCCAGCAGCTGAGGGCGCTGGGGCTCACCCCCATGCTGCTCACCGGCGACAACGAGAAGGTGGCCAGGTCGGTCGCGGCCGAGGTCGGCATCGACGAGGTCATCGCGGAGGTCCTGCCCGCCGACAAGGTGGACGTGGTCAAGCGGCTGCAGGCCGAGGGCAAGTCGGTCGCCATGGTGGGCGACGGCGTCAACGACGCCGCCGCACTCGCCCAGGCCGACCTGGGCCTGGCGATGGGCACGGGCACCGACGCGGCGATCGAGGCCTCCGACCTGACGCTGGTCCGCGGCGACCTGCGGGTGGCCGCCGACGCCATCAGGCTCTCCCGCAGGACGCTGGCCACCATCAAGGGCAACCTGTTCTGGGCCTTCGCCTACAACGTGGCGGCGCTGCCGCTAGCCGCGCTCGGGCTGCTCAACCCGATGATCGCCGGTGCCGCGATGGCCTTCTCCAGCGTCTTCGTGGTCACCAACAGCCTGCGCCTTCGCGGCTTCAAGTAG